Proteins encoded by one window of Candidatus Brocadia sp.:
- the folP gene encoding dihydropteroate synthase, whose translation MNTNLYEYEQKNEDITDNFKRRFFDVPFPHGILHLGKKTYVMGILNVTPDSFYDGERYNTLENAVDHALKMVEEGADIIDVGGESTRPGAHPVSEAEEIKRVIPVIKMLSKQIRKPVSIDTYKAKIAEKAIDAGVSIINDIGGLLMDKKMAKIAAETKVPVVIMHKKGTPRTMQKYPLRKNVLPEIMSSLRKSISVAMDSGIQENRIIVDPGIGFGKTVQHNMEILRRLGELGSMGFPILIGTSRKRFIGTILKLSVQESLYGTLATLAIAVMNGAHIVRVHDVREAVQIVTMCDAIRNS comes from the coding sequence ATGAACACGAATCTATACGAATACGAACAAAAAAACGAAGATATTACTGATAATTTTAAAAGGAGGTTTTTCGATGTGCCGTTTCCACATGGCATATTACATCTCGGTAAGAAAACATATGTCATGGGAATCCTGAATGTAACTCCGGATTCATTTTATGACGGAGAAAGATATAACACACTGGAAAATGCAGTTGATCATGCACTCAAAATGGTAGAGGAAGGGGCAGATATTATTGATGTTGGCGGTGAATCTACAAGGCCTGGTGCACATCCTGTATCGGAAGCAGAAGAAATAAAAAGAGTTATTCCCGTGATTAAAATGTTATCAAAGCAGATACGGAAACCTGTTTCCATTGATACTTATAAGGCAAAGATTGCTGAAAAAGCGATTGATGCAGGGGTATCGATTATCAATGACATCGGTGGATTGCTTATGGATAAAAAGATGGCAAAAATTGCTGCAGAGACAAAAGTTCCTGTTGTCATTATGCATAAAAAAGGAACACCCAGAACGATGCAAAAATATCCCCTGCGGAAAAATGTATTACCAGAAATAATGTCTTCTCTCAGAAAATCTATCTCTGTTGCGATGGATTCCGGTATACAGGAAAACAGGATTATTGTAGATCCTGGTATTGGTTTCGGTAAGACCGTACAGCATAACATGGAAATCCTGAGGAGGCTGGGAGAGTTGGGAAGTATGGGCTTCCCCATATTAATTGGCACATCACGAAAAAGGTTTATTGGTACTATTTTGAAACTTTCTGTTCAGGAAAGTTTATATGGAACGCTTGCAACTCTTGCCATTGCAGTCATGAATGGTGCGCACATTGTGCGAGTTCATGATGTACGTGAAGCTGTCCAAATCGTAACAATGTGTGACGCAATCAGGAATAGTTAA